In Aliivibrio wodanis, a genomic segment contains:
- a CDS encoding branched-chain amino acid transport system II carrier protein has protein sequence MNRRDLAAIGFMTFALFLGAGNLIYPPLMAQQAGDNWLIAIGGFLLTAVGLPAITLVVLGRLSSADKLTSALPKWMDRSFWFLVLTTLGPAFVLPRAVTVAYEMGIKPFYSGNGLMVFSALFCALTLWLALKPGKLIDYIGKIMTPALIAMLTILVVAALLNPLGSPSQAIEIYEQAPAVNGLIQGYMTLDAIAAVAFGWVIIQTIRSKGVESKKAISYYTLRIAVIYSVLMSLCYLAMGYLGSTSSEIAPSASNGGEILTRYAAGEFGVLGQLLLAAITLMACLTTTIGLTNANSEYYKNTYGITFKVSATVIMVLTAIISNVGLETIIEVSLPAILILCPIAIALIIAMILMPEKTSTEKPAISMSHTTVVCIAALFGTIDALHILDKLPGGMNAFCEQWLPLYASHTSWLLPVFITIFVNKAFSKAMPKRVVINN, from the coding sequence TTGAACAGAAGAGATCTCGCCGCTATCGGCTTTATGACATTTGCACTCTTTCTTGGTGCAGGTAACTTAATTTATCCACCCTTGATGGCACAACAAGCTGGCGATAATTGGCTTATTGCTATTGGTGGTTTTCTATTAACTGCTGTTGGTCTGCCTGCAATCACTTTGGTCGTATTAGGCCGTTTATCTTCTGCAGATAAGTTGACATCAGCCTTACCAAAATGGATGGATCGTTCATTCTGGTTCTTGGTATTAACCACATTGGGCCCTGCGTTTGTATTGCCTCGTGCAGTTACCGTAGCTTATGAGATGGGCATTAAGCCTTTCTATTCAGGTAATGGGCTAATGGTATTCTCTGCGTTATTCTGTGCTCTAACGTTATGGTTAGCATTGAAACCGGGTAAGTTAATTGATTACATTGGTAAAATCATGACACCAGCGTTGATCGCTATGTTAACGATATTAGTCGTAGCGGCATTGCTAAACCCATTAGGCTCTCCAAGCCAAGCTATTGAGATTTACGAGCAAGCACCTGCGGTAAATGGATTAATTCAAGGTTACATGACATTAGATGCAATCGCAGCGGTCGCCTTTGGTTGGGTTATAATTCAAACCATTCGTAGCAAAGGTGTGGAGAGTAAAAAAGCCATCTCTTACTACACATTACGCATTGCCGTTATCTACTCAGTACTGATGTCATTATGTTACTTAGCAATGGGCTATTTAGGTTCAACATCGTCTGAGATTGCACCAAGTGCCAGTAATGGTGGCGAGATCTTAACGCGTTATGCGGCAGGGGAGTTTGGGGTATTAGGTCAACTTCTATTGGCTGCAATTACCTTAATGGCGTGTTTAACCACTACAATAGGTCTAACCAATGCGAACTCTGAATACTATAAAAATACTTACGGCATCACGTTTAAAGTGAGTGCTACCGTTATAATGGTATTAACGGCGATCATTTCAAACGTAGGATTAGAGACGATCATAGAGGTGAGCTTGCCTGCCATTCTGATCTTATGTCCGATTGCGATTGCGCTTATCATTGCGATGATCTTGATGCCAGAGAAAACAAGCACAGAGAAACCTGCGATTTCAATGAGCCACACTACGGTAGTATGTATTGCTGCTCTGTTTGGTACGATTGATGCGCTGCATATTTTGGATAAATTACCAGGGGGCATGAATGCGTTTTGTGAGCAATGGTTGCCGTTGTATGCTTCTCATACTTCTTGGTTGCTTCCTGTATTTATTACTATTTTTGTTAATAAAGCCTTCAGTAAAGCAATGCCAAAGCGTGTGGTGATAAACAATTAA
- a CDS encoding putative deacetylase — MLPLIYHPIYSQLDLPEGHRYPIQKYQRLYQAIQSHYSNAPLCYFEPTALTVDAIKQVHDKDYIDALVSGTLPAAKMRRIGFPWSESLIQRTLTSTAGTCLTVDKALEYGAAVHLSGGYHHAHYDFGSGFCLVNDLAMAAHHALQQEGIDKVLIIDSDVHHGDGTATLCADRDDIITLSFHCDKNFPARKPTSDYDVPLSIGTQDAEFLEAFQQVVEMAVNHHQPDLIIYDAGVDIHIDDELGYLDVSTEGLYQRDRWMRSFTKQKDIPIACVVGGGYRSNHQDLVEPHLQLIRAFLDCM, encoded by the coding sequence ATGTTGCCGTTAATTTATCATCCAATTTACTCGCAATTAGATCTTCCTGAAGGACATCGCTATCCTATTCAAAAATATCAGCGTTTATACCAAGCGATTCAATCCCATTATTCAAATGCACCTCTCTGTTATTTTGAGCCAACGGCACTTACAGTTGATGCGATTAAACAAGTGCATGATAAAGACTATATTGATGCGTTAGTCTCTGGAACGTTACCTGCCGCTAAAATGCGACGCATTGGTTTCCCGTGGAGTGAGTCGTTAATTCAAAGAACATTAACCTCAACAGCAGGCACCTGTTTAACCGTAGATAAGGCGTTAGAGTATGGAGCTGCGGTGCATTTAAGTGGTGGTTATCACCATGCTCATTACGATTTTGGTAGTGGTTTTTGTTTGGTGAATGATTTAGCGATGGCAGCCCATCATGCATTACAGCAAGAGGGGATCGATAAAGTATTAATTATTGATAGCGATGTGCATCATGGTGATGGAACTGCAACGCTGTGTGCGGATCGCGACGACATTATTACGCTCTCTTTTCATTGCGATAAAAACTTCCCTGCGCGTAAACCTACCTCTGATTACGATGTGCCATTATCTATAGGAACACAAGATGCTGAGTTCTTAGAAGCCTTTCAACAAGTGGTTGAAATGGCAGTGAATCATCATCAACCTGATCTTATTATTTATGATGCGGGGGTAGATATTCACATTGATGATGAACTAGGTTATTTGGATGTATCAACTGAAGGTTTATATCAACGAGATCGTTGGATGAGATCGTTTACCAAACAAAAAGACATTCCTATTGCCTGCGTGGTTGGTGGAGGATATCGAAGTAACCATCAAGATTTGGTTGAACCTCATTTGCAGCTAATTCGAGCCTTTTTGGATTGTATGTAA
- a CDS encoding PTS system, IIC component — translation MNITSLIDTNVICLDLKSTSKESILEEMVNILNDAGKLSNKQQFLSDVWAREEIGNTGFEDGIAIPHAKSTAVITPSVAIGISRTGIDYGAEDGLPSDVFFMLASTDGDDNQHIEALSQISIRLIEDGFTDKLKTVQNKEEALALFTDSIQPEEALTSTTITEPQAEKSELSRGLGRAKEHLLFGTSHMIPFIVAGGVLLSLSVMISGHGAVPTEGILADIAQMGIAGLTLFTVVLGGYIAYSIADKPGLAPGMIGSWIAVQQYNTGFLGAIIIGFFAGFVVRTLKQIKLPESMTSLGSIFIYPLIGTFITCAAVMWVIGAPIANTMTLLNEWLASMAGSGKVVLGAILGAMAAFDMGGPINKVATLFAQTQVNTQPWLMGGVGIAICTPPLGMALATFLSPKKFKREEREAGKAAGIMGMIGITEGAIPFAAADPARVIPAIVAGGIVGNVTGFLFNVLNHAPWGGWIVLPVVDGKFGYVVGTLLGALTTALIVISLKKNAVEDEDKEIRELILTAVKNEGEADVLAVTACPSGVAHTFLAAKSLEKAAQRLGIKIKVETQGADGINNRITPLDIKNAKLVIFAHDVAIKEPLRFAGKRTLDISTKEAMYNGEALLKSHKTK, via the coding sequence ATGAATATCACCTCTCTTATTGATACTAATGTTATTTGTTTAGACCTCAAATCGACGTCTAAAGAAAGCATTCTTGAAGAGATGGTTAATATACTAAACGATGCAGGAAAACTATCGAATAAACAACAATTTCTCTCTGATGTTTGGGCGCGAGAAGAGATAGGGAATACGGGTTTTGAAGACGGTATTGCGATCCCTCACGCCAAAAGTACCGCTGTCATTACGCCCTCTGTCGCTATTGGTATTAGCCGCACAGGTATTGATTATGGTGCTGAGGATGGTCTTCCATCTGATGTCTTTTTTATGCTTGCATCAACAGATGGTGACGACAATCAACACATCGAAGCATTATCACAAATATCCATTCGATTAATTGAAGACGGCTTTACCGACAAATTAAAAACCGTACAAAATAAAGAAGAAGCTTTAGCCTTATTTACTGATTCAATTCAACCAGAAGAAGCCCTGACTTCAACGACCATAACTGAACCACAAGCTGAAAAAAGTGAACTCTCTCGTGGTTTAGGTCGCGCTAAAGAACACCTACTCTTTGGCACCTCACACATGATCCCCTTTATTGTCGCCGGTGGGGTTTTGCTCTCTTTATCTGTCATGATCTCAGGCCATGGCGCCGTACCAACTGAAGGGATATTGGCTGACATAGCACAAATGGGCATTGCCGGATTAACCTTATTTACCGTGGTGCTTGGCGGCTACATCGCTTATTCCATTGCTGATAAACCAGGATTAGCCCCGGGAATGATTGGTTCTTGGATCGCTGTTCAGCAGTACAACACTGGATTTTTAGGGGCTATCATCATTGGTTTTTTTGCAGGGTTTGTCGTTCGTACATTAAAGCAAATTAAGCTACCAGAAAGCATGACCTCCCTCGGCTCAATTTTTATCTATCCGCTTATCGGTACCTTCATCACTTGCGCTGCTGTCATGTGGGTAATTGGCGCACCAATCGCTAATACCATGACGCTGCTAAATGAGTGGCTTGCAAGTATGGCAGGTTCAGGAAAAGTGGTTTTAGGCGCAATTCTTGGTGCAATGGCGGCCTTTGATATGGGAGGCCCAATCAATAAAGTCGCTACCCTATTTGCTCAAACTCAAGTGAATACGCAACCTTGGTTAATGGGTGGTGTCGGCATTGCGATTTGTACTCCACCATTAGGCATGGCGCTAGCGACCTTCTTATCACCTAAAAAATTCAAGCGAGAAGAACGCGAAGCAGGCAAAGCGGCAGGCATTATGGGGATGATAGGCATTACTGAGGGCGCAATTCCATTCGCTGCAGCCGATCCTGCTCGTGTTATCCCAGCCATTGTTGCCGGTGGTATTGTTGGCAACGTAACTGGATTTTTGTTTAACGTATTAAATCATGCGCCATGGGGTGGCTGGATTGTATTACCGGTTGTTGATGGGAAATTTGGTTATGTGGTTGGTACGCTGCTGGGTGCATTAACCACGGCACTCATTGTTATTTCATTGAAGAAAAATGCCGTAGAAGATGAGGATAAAGAGATCCGTGAACTGATCTTAACTGCCGTAAAAAATGAAGGCGAAGCGGATGTATTAGCGGTGACAGCCTGCCCATCAGGAGTTGCTCATACCTTCCTTGCTGCCAAGAGTTTAGAAAAAGCCGCACAACGATTAGGCATTAAAATAAAGGTAGAAACTCAAGGGGCAGATGGCATTAATAACCGCATTACCCCATTAGATATTAAAAACGCTAAATTGGTTATTTTTGCTCATGATGTAGCAATAAAAGAACCGCTTAGATTTGCAGGCAAACGTACTCTAGATATCAGCACTAAAGAAGCAATGTATAATGGTGAGGCACTACTTAAGTCACATAAAACGAAGTAA
- a CDS encoding PTS system, IIB component — protein MKIVAVTACPTGIAHTYMAADVLKKAAAKLGVSIKVETQGAMGVEEVLTSVDIVNADLVIIASDIEIENKSRFLGINTKQYSIESILTDVDTILRKHLS, from the coding sequence ATGAAAATTGTGGCAGTAACAGCGTGTCCAACCGGAATTGCACACACTTACATGGCAGCAGATGTGCTTAAAAAGGCGGCTGCGAAATTGGGAGTGTCAATCAAAGTGGAAACTCAAGGCGCAATGGGTGTTGAAGAAGTTCTCACATCTGTTGATATTGTGAATGCAGATCTTGTTATCATCGCATCGGATATCGAAATTGAAAATAAAAGTCGTTTTTTAGGCATTAATACTAAGCAATACAGTATTGAATCCATACTGACTGATGTAGACACTATTTTGAGAAAACACCTTTCATAA